CAGTTCGATGCCGAGCAGCCGCTTCGGGCTGGCCGTCTCGAAGGTGAGGGTACGCAGGCCGGGGTCGCCGCCGCCGTTCTCCGTGGAGACCCGGACGGTGTAGCGCGTACCGGCCGCGAGGGGGCCGGTGGAGCGCCATCGCGCGCCGTCCGCCGAGAGCTCGCCCGCCAGGTAGCGGCCGGCGGTGTCGACGGCGGTGACGTCCGTGATCCGGCCGTCCTTGCCCTTGGCGGTGACCACCAGGGGCTTGTCCGGGTCCGCCTTGGTGCCGGAGGGCGGCGCGTTGAAGGCGACCTGACGCGCCGCGTCGTACGGCCTCGCCGACAACGGGTGGCTGTCCTGGCCGCCGCACGCGGTCGTCCCCGCCCCGAGGGCCAGGGCGAGCAGGGTGCAGCTCGCTACGGTGCGCTTGCGCGGCGTGTCGTTCATGAGCACACGCTATGGAGGAACCCACGCGGCGGCGCGCCGGATGACTGCAAACGAGGGGCCCGGACACCACCCTTACGGGTCAGTGTCCGGGCCCCTGCGCGGTGCTGCGCGGCGTCGCCGCTACTGGTTCTGGTTCTCTCCGCGGTAGTACTCGAAGACCCAGCCGAAGACGCCGACCAGGATCAGCGGAGCCGAGAAGTACATGATCCACCAGCCCATCGCCACGGACAGGAAGGCCAGTGCGCCGCCCGCCGCGAGCGACAGCGGCTGCCAGCTGTGCGGCGAGAAGAAGCCGACCTCACCGGCCTCGTCCGCGACGTCGGCCTCCTTGTCGTCCTGCGCCATCGCGTCGACCCGCCGGGCCGTGAAGGCCAGGTAGTAGCCGATCATGATGCTCAGGCCGAACGCCAGGAACAGCGCCGTCGTACCGGCCGGCTCCTTCGACCACACGCCGTAGAGGATGGCCATGGCGAGGATGAAGACGCTCAGCCAGATGAACATCCTGCCTTGGATCTTCACTTGCCGGCCTCCTTGTCAGCGGTGATGGCACCGTGACCGGCGTGGTCGAGCTGGTCGAGCTGGTCGAGAGCCGCGATCTCCGGGTGGTGCAGATCGAAGGCCGGGGATTCGGAGCGGATCCGCGGCAGGGTGAGGAAGTTGTGCCGCGGCGGCGGGCAGGACGTCGCCCATTCGAGCGAGCGGCCGTAGCCCCACGGGTCGTCCACCTCGATCTTCTCGCCGTACTTGGCGGTCTTCCACACGTTGTAGCAGAACGGGAGGATCGACAGGCCGAGCAGGAACGAGCTGATGGTCGAGATGGTGTTCAGCGCGGTGAAGCCGTCGGCGGCCAGGTAGTCGGCGTAGCGGCGCGGCATGCCCTCGGCCCCCAGCCAGTGCTGGACCAGGAACGTGCCGTGGAAGCCGATGAACAGCGTCCAGAAGGTGATCTTGCCGAGGCGCTCGTCGAGCATCTTGCCGGTGAACTTCGGCCACCAGAAGTGGAATCCGGCGAACATCGCGAAGACCACGGTGCCGAACACGACGTAGTGGAAGTGCGCGACGACGAAGTACGAGTCGGAGACGTGGAAGTCCATCGGGGGCGAGGCCAGGATGACGCCGGTCAGACCACCGAAGGTGAAGGTGATCAGGAAGCCGATCGTCCAGAGCATCGGGGTCTCGAAGGACAGCGAGCCCTTCCACATGGTGCCGATCCAGTTGAAGAACTTCACACCGGTCGGTACCGCGATAAGGAAGGTCATGAAGGAGAAGAACGGCAGCAGCACTCCGCCGGTGACGTACATGTGGTGGGCCCACACCGTCACGGACAGGCCGGCGATCGCGATCGTCGCGGCCACCAGGCCGATGTAGCCGAACATCGGCTTGCGGCTGAAGACCGGGATGATCTCCGAGACGATGCCGAAGAACGGCAGCGCGATGATGTACACCTCGGGATGGCCGAAGAACCAGAAGAGGTGCTGCCACAACAGGGCGCCGCCGTTGGAGGCGTCGAAGATGTGGGCGCCGAACTTGCGGTCGGCCTCCAGCGCGAACAGGGCCGCGGCCAGCACCGGGAAGGCCAGCAGGACCAGCACACCGGTCAGCAGCACGTTCCAGGTGAAGATCGGCATGCGGAACATCGTCATGCCGGGGGCGCGCATGCAGATGATCGTGGTGATGAAGTTGACCGAGCCGAGGATCGTGCCGAAGCCGGAGAAGGCCAGACCCATGATCCACAGATCGGCGCCGACGCCCGGCGACCGGACCGCGTCCGAGAGCGGGGAGTAGGCGAACCAGCCGAAGTCCGCCGCACCGTTGGGGGTGAGGAAGCCGCCCACCGCGATGAGCGAGCCGAAGAGGTACAGCCAGTACGCGAACATGTTCAGCCGCGGGAACGCCACATCGGGCGCGCCGATCTGCAGCGGCATGATCCAGTTGGCGAAACCGGCGAACAGCGGCGTCGCGAACATCAGCAGCATCACGGTGCCGTGCATCGTGAACGCCTGGTTGAACTGCTCGTTCGACATGATCTGCGTGCCCGGACGGGCCAGCTCGGCGCGCATGAAGAGCGCCATGACGCCGCCGATGCAGAAGAAGAAGAACGAGGTCGCCAGGTAGAGCGTGCCGATCGTCTTGTGGTCGGTGGTGGTGAGCCACTTCACGACCACGTTGCCGGGCTGCCGGCGCCGGACGGGGAGCTCGTTCTCGTACGCGTCGGTACGCGAGGCGCCTTCCGCCGCGGCACCCTGGGGTTCGTTGAGGATGCTCACAGTTGGTTCTTCTCCGCATTCCGGGCCGGGTCAGACTGCGCGATGCCCGACGGGATGAAGCCGGTCTGCCCCTTCTCGGCCAGCTCCTTCAGGTGCTGCTGGTAGCGCTCCGGGGAGACGACCTTGACGTTGAAGAGCATCCGGGAGTGGTCGACACCGCAGAGTTCGGCGCACTTGCCGAGGAAGGTGCCCTCCTGGTTCGGAGTGACCTCGAAGACGTTGGTGTGACCCGGGATGACGTCCTGCTTGAACAGGAAGGGGACCACCCAGAAGGAGTGGATGACGTCCCGGGACGTGAGGATGAAGCGGACCTTCTCGCCCTTCGGCAGCCACAGCGTGGGGCCGGGGTTGCCGGTCTGCGGGTTCCGGGTGCCCGGGATGCCGGCGTCGTAGACGCCCTCGGCACCCTTGGGGAAGTCGTTGGTGTACTTGTCCGGAATCGCGTTCAGTTCCTTCTGGGCCGCGGCATCGCCGGTGGCCGGGTTCCCGTCCACGTCCTCGAGGTAGTTGAAGCCCCAGCTCCACTGGTAGCCGACCACGTTGACGGTGTGGGCCGGCTTGTCGGAGAGAGCCAGGAGCTTCGACTCGTCACGAGCGGTGAAGTAGAACAGCACCGAGACGATGATGAGCGGGACCACGGTGTACAGCGCCTCGATGGGCATGTTGTACCGGGTCTGCGGGGGAACCTCGACCTTGGTCCGGCTGCGCCGGTGGAAGATGACGCTCCACAGGATCAGACCCCACACCAGCACGCCCACGGCGAGGGCAGCCGCCCACGAGCCCTGCCAGAGGGAGAGGATCCGGGGAGCCTCCTCCGTGACGGGGGTGGGCATACCGAGGCGGGGGAAGTCCTCCCAGGTGGGGGAGCAACCGGTGGCGGTTGCCACGATCAAGCCCGCCGTCAGCACCTGCGGCAGCTTCCGCCGCATCGGGCGCCGCGACATGGGGGTACCGCCCCCGCCGTTCGGGCGGTGGGGGAGGTCGGAGCCGTTGGGACTCACGTAGCGCCTTCCCGAGAGTCTCGCCCGCGCGGCCGGCCCCGGCCGTCACGCTGGTCGGTCGCCGCTCCCTGACGCGGGCAGGGGTTTGGATGTTTATGCGGACCAAACCCTACTGGACGCTATTTGGGGTCACGCATGGAGGGTGCCCAACGCGCCGTCCTTCGACCCGAAGGGGTGGACCGGACCGTTCCGCAGGCCGTGCGGCGCCTGGCCGGAGGCCTTCCGGCGCCCCCCGGAAGAGCCCCGGGCCCACCCTCGGCCGAGCCACGCGCCGGCCCCCGGGCCGGGGCCCCGGCCGGGCCCCGACTGAGCCCCCGCCGACGCCTTCTGACGCCTCCTTGGGGCCTGCGCGTTAGCGTGGGGACGTGCCCTACTTCGACGCCGCGTCCTCGGCTCCCCTGCACCCCGTCGCCCGGCAGGCGCTCCAGGCGTCCCTCGACGAGGGATGGGCGGACCCCGCGCGGCTGTACCGCGAGGGCCGCCGGGCGCGGCTGCTGCTGGACGCGGCCCGGGAGGCGGCGGCGGACGCCGTGGGCTGCCGCCCGGACGAGCTCGTCTTCACCCCTTCGGGGACACGTGCCCTCCATTCGGGCATCGCGGGCGCGCTCGCGGGCCGCCGCCGGGCGGGGAGCCACCTGGTCGTGTCGGCGGTCGAGCACTCCGCCGTGCTGCACGCGGCGGAGGGCCGGCCCGTCACCGAGGTGCCCGTCGACCGCTGGGGCGCGGTGTCACCGGGCGTGTTCGGGGAGGCCCTGCGTGAGGACACCGCCCTCGCCTGCCTGCAGTCGGCCAACCACGAAGTGGGCACCGAGCAGCCGGTCGCCGAGGTGGCCGAGCGCTGTCGGGCGGCCGGGGTGCCGCTGCTCGTCGACGCCGCGCAGTCCCTCGGCTGGGGCCCGGTCGGCGGGGACTGGTCGCTGCTCACCGCGAGTGCCCACAAGTGGGGCGGTCCGGCGGGTGTGGGGCTCCTCGCGGTCCGCAAGGGCGTCCGTTTCGCCCCGCAGGACCCCGCGGACGAACGGGAGTCGGGGCGCGCCCCGGGCTTCGAGAACATCCCGGCGATCGTGGCGGCCGCGGCGTCGCTGCGGGCCGTGCGGGACTCCGCCGAGACGGAGGCCCGGCGGCTGCGTGAGCTGGTGGACCGGATCCGCACCCGGGTCCCGGAGCTGGTGCCGGACGTCGAGGTGGTCGGCGACCCGGTGCGCCGGCTGCCCCATCTCGTCACCTTCTCCTGTCTGTACGTCGACGGGGAGACGGTGCTGCACGAGCTGGACCGGGCGGGCTTCTCGGTCTCGTCGGGCTCGTCCTGCACCAGCTCGACGCTCACCCCCAGCCATGTGCTGCGGGCGATGGGCGTCCTGAGCGAGGGCAATGTGCGGGTGTCCCTGCCGACGGGCACCGCGGAGGAGGACGTCGACCGCTTTCTGGAGGTGCTGCCCGGGATCGTCGCCGGCGTCCGCGGCCGGCTGGGCGCCCCGGCGGCCGGGGGGACGTCCACCGGGTCCGGGTCCCTGGTGGTGGACGCCCTCGGCAAGCGCTGTCCCGTCCCCGTCATCGAGCTCGCCAAGGTCATCGGAGACGTACCGGTCGGCGGCACGGTCACCGTCCTCGCCGACGACGAGGCGGCCCGGCTGGACATCCCCGCCTGGTGCGGGATGCGCGACCAGGAGTACGTCGGGGAGTCCCCGGCGCCGGTGGGGACCGCGTACGTGGTGCGTCGCCGCGGCTGACGGCCCGCCCTGCGGCGGGGAGCGGGTGCGCGGGTGCGCGAACCGGGCCCGGCGTGCGGAGGGCGGGGCGGCCCGGCGCGGCGGGACGGTGGGCATCGCACCCGGCGGTACGCGCAACGTCGGGGTCCCCGGACCCGAGGACCCGCGGAACGCCGGGCCCCGCGGGGCGCGGCGTCCGCGCGGCGCAGGACCCGGGTTCGGCGTGGCGCAGGGCCCGGCCCGGGGCGGGTGGGCCCGGGCCGGGACAGGTGGGCCAGGGTCAGGACAGGTGGGCCCGGACGTCGGACGCCGCGTCGTGGCCGTACGCCTTGGTGAAGCGGTCCATGAAGTGGGCGCGGCGCAGGGTGTACTCCTGGGTGCCGAGCGTCTCGATCACCAGCGTCGCGAGCATGCAGCCCACCTGGGCGGCGCGTTCCGGGCCGACGCCCCAGGTCAGGCCGGAGAGGAAGCCCGCGCGGAACGCGTCGCCGACGCCCGTCGGGTCCACCTTGGACTCCTCCTCGGGGCAGCCGACCTCGATCGAGGGCTCGGACCTGTGCTCGATGCGCACACCGCGCGAGCCGAGCGTGGTGACGCGGTGGCCGACGCGCTCCAGGATCTCCTCGTCGGTCCAGCCGGTCTTCGACTCGATGAGCCCCTTCTCGTACTCGTTGGAGAAGAGGTAGGTCGCCCCGTCCAGCAGTATCCGGATCTCGTCGCCGTTCATCCGCGCGATCTGCTGCGAGAAGTCCGCGGCGAACGGGATGCCCCGGGACCGGCACTCCTCCGTGTGCCGCAGCATCGCCTCGGGGTCGTCGGCGCCGATCAGCACCAGGTCCAGGCCGCCGACGCGGTCCGCGACCGACTTCAGCTCGATCAGGCGCGCCTCGCTCATCGCGCCCGTGTAGAAGGAGCCGATCTGGTTGTGGTCGGCGTCGGTCGTGCAGACGAAGCGCGCGGTGTGCAGCACCTCGGAGATCCGCACGGACGCGGTGTCGACGCCGTGCCGGTCGAGCCAGGCGCGGTACTCGTCGAAGTCGGAGCCCGCCGCTCCGACCAGGACCGGGTTGGTGCCGAGCTGGCCCATCCCGAAGCAGATGTTGGCGCCGACCCCTCCCCTGCGCACATCGAGGTTGTCCACGAGGAAGGAGAGGGAGACCGTGTGCAGCTGATCCGCGACCAGCTGGTCGGCGAAGCGGCCGGGGAAGGTCATCAGATGGTCGGTGGCGATGGAGCCGGTGACTGCGATTCGCACGGCTGAGTGCTCCTGGAGGGGAGGCGGAGTTGACGGTTAACGCTACCGGTTAACCCGGGCCCTCTGAAGTACGGAAACTACCCGATAGTAGGGCTTTTGCCTCAGCATTACCCTGCGTACGGTGCCGGTATGCCGAACCCCTTGTCGTACCTCACCCTCCACGAGCGCCGCCCGGCCGGGCTCGGGCAGATCGACATCAGCCTGGCGGAGCTGCGCGGCGACAGCGCGCGGATGGCGCCGCACTGGGTGGTGCCGCCGATGGCCACGGCCGCCCCGGTGCCCCCCTCGCTGATCCACGGGATCGTCGTCTCCCCCGCCTCCGCGCGGCTGGTCGGCTCGATGTCCGTGTACGGAGACTGACACGCGCCCCCACGCGCTCCTCCGTTCCCTCACACGGCGCATTCCGGGAACCGCGCGCTCCCCCACTCCGTCCCATGGATGCCCCCGATGAACCGGGACCGTCCGAAGGAGCGATGCGGTGAGCAGCACAGAGCGCCCCCAGAACAGCGCCGACGGCGCCGGAGGCCCCGAGGGCGGCGCGGTCCGCCGCCTTCGGCGGTCCCCGCTGGCCGTCGCGTCCGTGGCCGCCGCGGTCCTGGTCGCGGGGGGCGGCGGGGCCTGGTTCGCCACGACCGCCCTTGACGGCGCGGGCGGTGGGGGTGGGGGCGCCGCACCGGGGACCGACCCCAAGCCCCCGCCGCTGGCGCTCGACGGCGTCACGGGCATCGCCGCCGGAGAGCCCGGACCCTACGGCGTGGAGTACCGGGCGCAGGGCGAGCTCCCGGACGGCCCCGGCTCCGCCCGCCTGCACAGGGTGAACGGGACCGTCGGCAAGGCGCAGGTCGAGGCGCTGGCCGAGGCACTCGGTGTGCCGGGGGAACCGCGCCTGCAGGGCGAGGTGTGGAAGTCCGGTGCGGACGGGGACGCCGGCGGGCCGTTGCTGCAGGTGAACCGGCAGGCCCCGGGTACGTGGACGTTCAGCGCCTTCGGTCCGCCGAAGGGCGACGACTGCGTCAAGGGCAGGGACGTCTGCGATCCCGCCGCGACCGGCCCGGCCGCGTCCCGGCCGCCGGATGTGCCCACGGTGGGCGAGGCGGCCGCGAAGAGGGCGGCCGCCCCCGTGCTGGCGGCGCTGGGGCTGGGCGACGCGAGGCTGGACGCGAAGCAGGTGCTGGGTGCGTACCGGGTCGTGCGCGCCGACCCACTGGTCGGCGGTCTGCCGACGTACGGCTGGTCCACCAGCGTCCATGTGGCCGCCGACGGCACGGTCGGGAACGGCAGCGGGCAGCTGGTGGAGCCGGCCGCGGGCCCGGAGTACCCGGTGGTCGGTGCCGAGGAGGCGCTGAAGCGGCTGAACGCGGAACGCGGGGGCGGCGGCCGGGTCGGCATCGGGGGGTGCGCGACGCCCGGGCCGCTGGCCGAGGGGAAGCCGGCCGCGCCGTGCGAGCCGGAGAGCGGCTCGCCGGTGCCCGCCGAGGTGGTGAAGGTCACCGGAGCCGAGTTCGGGCTGGCGGTGCACTCACTGGAGGGGCGGCCCGCCCTCGTTCCCTCGTGGCTGTTCGCGACGGAGTCGAAGACCGGGGCGCCGGGCTCCACGGTCGTCCATCCCGCCGTGGCGCCGGAGTACCTGAAGTCCGCCGCCGGGCAGCCGCCCGTGCCGTCAGCCACCGCCGTGCCCTCCCCGCCCGACGCCTCGAAGCTCCCGGAGACCTCGGTCCGGTCCGTGGAGTCGTACGCCGTGGCGAAGGACGGACGCACCCTGACGCTGCGCTTCTGGGGCGGGGTGTGCAGCTCCTACTCGGCGGAGGCGGAGGAGACGGGCACCGAGGTGAAGGTGAGGATCATCGAGTCCCGGCCGGATCCCGGACGGGTCTGCATCCTGATCGCCAAGGAGCTGACGGAGAAGGTCACGCTGGACGAGCCGCTCGGCGACCGCACCGTGGTCGACGTCGAGAGCGGCGACGCCGTGCCCCGCAAGTGAGCAGGGGGTCCGGACGCCGGAGGGCGGTGACCCCGGGTCGGGGTCACCGCCC
The Streptomyces tirandamycinicus DNA segment above includes these coding regions:
- a CDS encoding cytochrome c oxidase subunit 4 translates to MKIQGRMFIWLSVFILAMAILYGVWSKEPAGTTALFLAFGLSIMIGYYLAFTARRVDAMAQDDKEADVADEAGEVGFFSPHSWQPLSLAAGGALAFLSVAMGWWIMYFSAPLILVGVFGWVFEYYRGENQNQ
- the ctaD gene encoding cytochrome c oxidase subunit I → MSILNEPQGAAAEGASRTDAYENELPVRRRQPGNVVVKWLTTTDHKTIGTLYLATSFFFFCIGGVMALFMRAELARPGTQIMSNEQFNQAFTMHGTVMLLMFATPLFAGFANWIMPLQIGAPDVAFPRLNMFAYWLYLFGSLIAVGGFLTPNGAADFGWFAYSPLSDAVRSPGVGADLWIMGLAFSGFGTILGSVNFITTIICMRAPGMTMFRMPIFTWNVLLTGVLVLLAFPVLAAALFALEADRKFGAHIFDASNGGALLWQHLFWFFGHPEVYIIALPFFGIVSEIIPVFSRKPMFGYIGLVAATIAIAGLSVTVWAHHMYVTGGVLLPFFSFMTFLIAVPTGVKFFNWIGTMWKGSLSFETPMLWTIGFLITFTFGGLTGVILASPPMDFHVSDSYFVVAHFHYVVFGTVVFAMFAGFHFWWPKFTGKMLDERLGKITFWTLFIGFHGTFLVQHWLGAEGMPRRYADYLAADGFTALNTISTISSFLLGLSILPFCYNVWKTAKYGEKIEVDDPWGYGRSLEWATSCPPPRHNFLTLPRIRSESPAFDLHHPEIAALDQLDQLDHAGHGAITADKEAGK
- the coxB gene encoding cytochrome c oxidase subunit II; protein product: MSPNGSDLPHRPNGGGGTPMSRRPMRRKLPQVLTAGLIVATATGCSPTWEDFPRLGMPTPVTEEAPRILSLWQGSWAAALAVGVLVWGLILWSVIFHRRSRTKVEVPPQTRYNMPIEALYTVVPLIIVSVLFYFTARDESKLLALSDKPAHTVNVVGYQWSWGFNYLEDVDGNPATGDAAAQKELNAIPDKYTNDFPKGAEGVYDAGIPGTRNPQTGNPGPTLWLPKGEKVRFILTSRDVIHSFWVVPFLFKQDVIPGHTNVFEVTPNQEGTFLGKCAELCGVDHSRMLFNVKVVSPERYQQHLKELAEKGQTGFIPSGIAQSDPARNAEKNQL
- a CDS encoding cysteine desulfurase/sulfurtransferase TusA family protein, with translation MPYFDAASSAPLHPVARQALQASLDEGWADPARLYREGRRARLLLDAAREAAADAVGCRPDELVFTPSGTRALHSGIAGALAGRRRAGSHLVVSAVEHSAVLHAAEGRPVTEVPVDRWGAVSPGVFGEALREDTALACLQSANHEVGTEQPVAEVAERCRAAGVPLLVDAAQSLGWGPVGGDWSLLTASAHKWGGPAGVGLLAVRKGVRFAPQDPADERESGRAPGFENIPAIVAAAASLRAVRDSAETEARRLRELVDRIRTRVPELVPDVEVVGDPVRRLPHLVTFSCLYVDGETVLHELDRAGFSVSSGSSCTSSTLTPSHVLRAMGVLSEGNVRVSLPTGTAEEDVDRFLEVLPGIVAGVRGRLGAPAAGGTSTGSGSLVVDALGKRCPVPVIELAKVIGDVPVGGTVTVLADDEAARLDIPAWCGMRDQEYVGESPAPVGTAYVVRRRG
- a CDS encoding carbohydrate kinase family protein codes for the protein MRIAVTGSIATDHLMTFPGRFADQLVADQLHTVSLSFLVDNLDVRRGGVGANICFGMGQLGTNPVLVGAAGSDFDEYRAWLDRHGVDTASVRISEVLHTARFVCTTDADHNQIGSFYTGAMSEARLIELKSVADRVGGLDLVLIGADDPEAMLRHTEECRSRGIPFAADFSQQIARMNGDEIRILLDGATYLFSNEYEKGLIESKTGWTDEEILERVGHRVTTLGSRGVRIEHRSEPSIEVGCPEEESKVDPTGVGDAFRAGFLSGLTWGVGPERAAQVGCMLATLVIETLGTQEYTLRRAHFMDRFTKAYGHDAASDVRAHLS